In Deinococcus reticulitermitis, a single window of DNA contains:
- a CDS encoding helix-turn-helix domain-containing protein, translating to MKPITKQNVFRPSIFPPSSDGPAVITEPSGLQDGTLLTQLVYTPREVEVLLHLSKNTVNSLLNRGTLRGRRVGRKWLIPRGAIQEFLEARS from the coding sequence ATGAAACCAATTACCAAGCAGAACGTGTTCAGGCCGTCCATCTTTCCGCCCTCTTCCGATGGTCCAGCAGTGATCACCGAACCGTCGGGCCTGCAGGACGGCACGCTGCTCACCCAGCTCGTCTACACCCCACGCGAGGTTGAAGTCCTCCTCCACTTGTCTAAGAACACGGTCAACAGCCTCCTGAACCGGGGAACACTGCGTGGACGGCGCGTCGGTCGCAAGTGGCTGATTCCACGTGGAGCCATCCAGGAGTTCCTGGAGGCACGGTCGTGA